The following coding sequences are from one Roseburia hominis A2-183 window:
- a CDS encoding helix-turn-helix transcriptional regulator: MRDSFFEKYKTSEVTNTRRVINTPSSFIKSNFLYIQEAGYLKSLRPHLSRRSGLSSYLFLIVLSGSGSVSYRDTAGSHLFPASDSPQDAKHPLTRVAARAGDCFFLDCSGEYTHISSEADPWELLWIHFYGPNAAAYYSCFREQHDWHFKSSHLAELTSTIQNVITLHEEKTDDADLLTAAQIVSILTTLCTDAPRESADDSPLSVKLKDILRYLNEHYTENISLDQLADQFYISKYYLSREFKKEFGTTIIQYLLTKKITNAKELLRYSNDSIETIAQHCGIDDASYFNKVFKKIEGCTASEYRRRW; this comes from the coding sequence ATGCGGGACTCTTTTTTTGAAAAATATAAGACCTCCGAGGTCACCAACACCAGACGTGTCATCAATACCCCTTCTTCTTTTATTAAAAGCAACTTTCTCTACATCCAGGAGGCCGGTTACTTAAAAAGTCTGCGGCCGCACTTAAGCCGGCGGAGCGGTCTCTCCTCCTACCTCTTTCTGATCGTACTCTCCGGCAGCGGCAGTGTCTCCTACCGGGATACCGCAGGCTCCCACCTTTTTCCTGCATCCGACAGCCCCCAGGACGCCAAACATCCTCTGACCCGCGTCGCTGCCCGTGCCGGCGACTGCTTTTTTTTAGATTGCAGTGGCGAATACACCCACATCAGCAGTGAGGCGGACCCCTGGGAGCTTCTGTGGATCCATTTTTACGGTCCAAACGCAGCCGCATACTACAGCTGTTTCCGCGAGCAGCACGACTGGCATTTTAAAAGCAGCCACCTCGCAGAACTCACCTCCACAATCCAGAACGTAATTACGCTGCATGAAGAAAAGACGGACGATGCCGACCTTCTGACTGCCGCACAGATCGTATCCATCCTCACCACCTTATGCACAGATGCGCCACGCGAGTCCGCCGATGACTCCCCGCTGTCCGTCAAGCTTAAGGATATTCTTCGCTATCTCAACGAACACTATACCGAAAATATCTCCCTCGATCAGCTTGCCGACCAGTTCTATATCAGCAAGTACTATCTTTCCAGGGAGTTCAAAAAAGAATTCGGAACAACGATCATCCAGTATCTGCTGACAAAAAAAATCACCAATGCCAAAGAGCTGCTCCGTTACAGCAACGATTCCATTGAAACCATCGCACAGCACTGTGGCATTGATGACGCCAGTTACTTTAATAAAGTTTTTAAAAAAATCGAAGGATGCACCGCTTCAGAGTACCGCAGACGGTGGTAA
- the gmd gene encoding GDP-mannose 4,6-dehydratase, producing the protein MSKKALITGVTGQDGSYLAEFLLEKGYEVHGMVRRSSTEKRERIDHLESNPNFHVHYGDLSDSMSIMRLVGMIKPDEIYNLAAQSHVGVSFDVPEYTADVVATGVLRVLEAVRLCGLEKTCRIYQASTSELYGKVEEVPQRETTPFHPYSPYAVAKQYGYWIVKEYREAYNMFCCSGILFNHESERRGETFVTRKISLAAARIAQGKQDKLYLGNLSSLRDWGYAKDYVECMWLILQHEKPEDFVIATGVQHSVREFCEYAFREAGIELEFQGEGMDEVGIDKATGKVVIEVSKEFYRPTDVVNLWGDPTKAKTELGWNPTKTTFEELVKIMVKHDMELVAKEN; encoded by the coding sequence ATGAGTAAAAAAGCATTGATCACAGGTGTGACCGGACAGGACGGAAGCTACCTTGCAGAGTTTTTGTTAGAGAAGGGGTATGAGGTACATGGTATGGTACGCCGTTCTTCCACAGAGAAGAGAGAGCGTATCGACCATTTGGAGAGCAACCCGAACTTCCATGTACACTACGGCGATCTGTCCGATTCCATGAGCATCATGCGCTTAGTGGGCATGATTAAGCCGGATGAGATCTACAACCTGGCAGCACAGAGCCATGTAGGTGTCAGCTTTGATGTGCCGGAATACACGGCAGATGTAGTTGCAACTGGTGTGCTCCGCGTTTTAGAGGCAGTCCGTCTCTGTGGTCTGGAGAAGACCTGCCGTATCTATCAGGCATCCACATCCGAGTTATACGGAAAGGTAGAGGAAGTTCCGCAGCGCGAGACGACACCGTTCCACCCGTACAGCCCGTATGCAGTGGCAAAGCAGTATGGCTACTGGATCGTAAAGGAGTACCGCGAAGCATACAACATGTTCTGCTGCAGCGGTATCTTGTTCAATCATGAGTCCGAGCGCCGCGGTGAGACATTTGTTACCAGAAAGATTTCTCTGGCTGCAGCAAGAATCGCGCAGGGCAAGCAGGACAAGCTGTATCTTGGCAATCTGTCTTCCTTACGTGACTGGGGTTATGCAAAGGATTATGTAGAGTGCATGTGGCTGATCTTACAGCATGAGAAGCCGGAGGATTTCGTGATCGCGACCGGTGTACAGCATTCCGTAAGAGAATTCTGTGAGTATGCATTCCGCGAGGCTGGCATTGAACTGGAGTTCCAGGGAGAGGGCATGGATGAGGTCGGTATCGACAAGGCAACCGGCAAGGTAGTCATTGAGGTATCCAAGGAGTTCTACCGCCCGACGGACGTTGTCAACCTGTGGGGAGATCCAACCAAGGCAAAGACCGAGCTTGGCTGGAATCCGACCAAGACAACATTCGAGGAGCTGGTAAAGATCATGGTAAAGCATGACATGGAGCTTGTGGCAAAAGAAAACTAA